In the Nodosilinea sp. FACHB-141 genome, GCGATTGATACCGCTTCAGGGCTCAGCAACTCCACCGTGGTCGACCTAAACGATCTGACGACCAACCCCAGCAACTACGACTTCTTTACCTTTAGGCCAAATCTAGAAAAGCTGATTCTCTCCGGTGCTGCCGACACCGAGCACATCAGCATCTTGTGGTACACCATCCCCGACGGCAGTGTGGGGCTGCACTACCATTCCATGACTGAGTCGGTCTATGCGATCGCGGGTACCCAGACCGATGCCAAGGGGGTGTATCCCACCGGCTCGCTCTACTTCAACCCGCCGGGTAGCGGCCACGAAGTCTCAGACAGCACCGGCTTCTTTTTGCTGGCCTACGCTTCGCCACCGGATTTTGCCAGTACCGACCTGATCGAGGCCTACACCCCCGTCAATATCAACACCGCTGAACCCGATTTTGAGACAATTTATCCGTTTGAGGAAGCTCAAGATGGCGTTTCCACTTACGAAATTCCTCTTGATCCCGAGGGCGGTATGAGTTCTCAATTCATCAAAAGCACGTCCTCGGAGAGCTATGCCTACACCGGCAATTATCTGCTCGTGCTGAAAGGCAGTTGCAGTATCGACGGCACGACCTTCGCCGAAGACATGCTGGTGGTGGCCACAACCGTTGAGGCCCAGCTTTACAATGTCAGCGCCGCTGAGGGTAGTAGTTGTTTAGCCCTGGGTCTGTCGTTCTAGGCGGGCTTGCCGGGTGAGGGGGCGATCGCTCCCATCAGTCCCCAATCAGAGCTGCGCGAAGACCATCAAGCCTCCAACAGTTGCTCAGCAGGCTCCGTCGCCAATTGCTTCACCTCGCTCTTCCAGCGGTTGGCAATGGGCATGCGCCAGCCCAGGCCAAAGGCGCGATCGGTCACCTTGAGAACGGGCGGGGTCTGTCGCCGCTTAAATTCGGCCCGCGACACCAGCCGCAAGACCTTGTCTACCACCGCTGCATCGTGGCCAGCGGCAACCATCTCAGCTACCGACTCGTGGCGCTGCACCAGGCGATCGAGAATATCATCCAGCACATCGTAGGGCGGCAACGAATCTTGATCGACCTGACCGGGCTTGAGTTCGGCACTGGGCGGTTTTTCGAGAATGTTTTGCGGAATCAGGGCGTCGGTGAGGTGGCCAACCTGCGCCGACAGTTCACCTAGAGTCACTGGAGCTACAGGACCAGTGCCGCTGCTCACCTGCCGATTGAGCCATTCACAAAGGGCGTAAACTCGCGTTTTGGGCACATCGGCAATCACTGCCAGACCACCGTTCATATCGCCGTAGAGGGTGCAGTAGCCCACCGCCATTTCTGACTTGTTGCCGGTTGACAGCAGCAGGTGACCAAACTTATTCGAAACCGCCATCAGCAGGTTGCCGCGAATGCGCGACTGGATGTTTTCTTCGGCAATGCCAGAACTGGTGCCGGCAAAGAGGGGGTCGAGCACCTGATCGTAGTCGGCCATCAGCGGGCCGATCGCCAGGGTTTGGTGGGCAATACCCAGGGTTTGAGCCAGGGCCAGCGCGTCGGTCACCGAGTGGTCTGAGCTGTAGGGGGAGGGCATGAGAATGCCGAGCACGTTGGCCGGGCCGAGGGCTGCCGCTGCGATCGCCGCCACCAGGGCCGAGTCAATGCCACCACTGAGCCCAATCACTGCCTTGGAAAAGCCGCACTTGTGGGTGTAGTCGCGCACCCCCAGCACCAGGGCCGACCAGATCGCCTCGTTTTCGTCGGCGGGCAGGGGAGCAATGTCTCCAGGACAGAGGTCGCGCTGGATGGGGTCGTACTCCACCACCGCCAGCCCCGCTTGGTAGGAGGGCAGGCGGGCCACCAGATCGCCCTGGCGGTTGAAGGCCATGCTGGTGCCGTCGAAGATTAAGTCGTCGTTGGCCCCCACCTGGTTGGCGTAGAGAATGGGGCAGCGAAACCGAGTGGCGCTGTGGGCCAGCATGGAAGCCCGCAGCTGCGCTTTGTTGAGCGAGTAGGGCGAGGCGGAGAGATTAATCACCACATCGACGTGGTCATCGGCTAGATCCGCGATCGGGTTGCGGGGGTAGCTGCGCCCGCCCCAAAACTCCTCATCGTTCCACAGGTCTTCGCAGATGGTGACGCCAACGCGCAGGCCCCAGTCGCCCAGGGGAATGGTGAAACTGCTTGGCCCCTGGCCGGGGGCAAAGTAGCGGTGTTCGTCAAAGACGTCGTAGGTGGGCAGTAGCTGCTTGTGAAAGACCTGCTGCACCTTGCCGCCCTGGAGCAGAGCGGTGCTGTTGAATAGGGGCTTTTCGCCGTGGTAGCGGGCCTTGGGGTTAGCGGCGGCATAGCCCACCAGCACGGCGAGGTGAGGGGGTAGCTCGGCGGCCAGGGCGTCGAGCTGGTCGGCCATGGCTTGAATAAAGCTGGGCTGAAGCAGCAGGTCACGGGGCGGGTAGCCGCACAGCATCAGCTCGGTGGTAACGAGCACTTGGGCCTCCAGGCGATCGGCCTGGCGAGCGGCATCGAGCACCTGCTGAGCGTTGTGGGCCAGGTCGCCAATGGTGGGGTTGAGCTGGGCGATCGCAAATTTCATAGGAGTTAATAGATAAAAAAGATTTCGACCAAAACGCTGGTTGTAATCGTCTTGAGGCTGCCGGCAATTTAGGCTTCAGCTACCGGCAATTGGCGGGGGAATAATCAGGTTTCCTAGGAAATGGACTTTTTGGGGCGACTGCGCTGGGCTGACAGGGTGTTTCGCTCCCAAAAGATGCCATCGGCGTATCCCTGAATGGAGGGGTCGGTTTCGGCTAGGGACAAACGCTTTTCGGCTAAGCAGCAGTAGTCGGAGTCCTGCTCAATGCCTACATACTGCCGCCTCAGCTTTTTGGCGACCACAGCGGTCGTGCCGCTGCCGAGAAAAGGATCGAGCACCACATCACCAGGGTTAGAACTGGCTAACAGCAGTTTAGCCACTAATTTCTCGGGTTTTTGAGTAGGGTGATCGGTGTTTTCAGCCATTGACCAAAAGGGCACGGTAATGTCGGTCCATAGGTTAGACGGATGGGTGAGACGGTAGTTTTTTGAACCTGTGTTGTCCCAGTCTTTGGGTTGTCCGGCCAGGTCTCTGTAGGGGGCAATTACCTGGCGTTTGAGCTTTACGGCATCTACATTAAAAGTGTAGGTTTCGGAGACGGTGCAGAACCAAATATCTTCGCTAGCGTTCTTCCAATTAGCTTGGGCACCGCGTCCTTTCTCACGCTCCCAAGTGATTCTATTCCTGACGGTAAAGTATTTTTCCAGCACTGGATACATGACGGTTGAGGTGGCCCAGTCGGCGCAAAAATAGGCGGAAGCGTTGGGCTTGAGCACAGGTCTTAGCTGGGAGATCCAGCTGTCGAGCCAGGCGGTGTAGGTGGGGCGATCGCACTGCCTAAACTTGCTGCCATTGAAGTCTTTGGTGAGGTTGTAGGGCGGGTCAACAATCAACAGATCCACAAAGCTGGGGGGCAGTAGAGGCAGCGCCTCGAATATATCCTGGCAGATCACCCTATCCACGAGCTGTTCCGGGACTGCGCTCTCGGCCAGCCGCACCAGCCGCTGACTAAAGATCTGCCGGTCTTGCTCGGTGAGTTGAAGGGTTCTATTTCTACTTGCCCTAGTCTTCGTCATCACTTCGTTTTCTCCACAGATTTGCGGGGATAGCTAAGCGCGTCTAGGTCAAGCCTGAGACTATCGATC is a window encoding:
- a CDS encoding cupin domain-containing protein; translation: MGSVQSTALTALGLVAFAGVGIVAQDAEAAEIPEAAIDTASGLSNSTVVDLNDLTTNPSNYDFFTFRPNLEKLILSGAADTEHISILWYTIPDGSVGLHYHSMTESVYAIAGTQTDAKGVYPTGSLYFNPPGSGHEVSDSTGFFLLAYASPPDFASTDLIEAYTPVNINTAEPDFETIYPFEEAQDGVSTYEIPLDPEGGMSSQFIKSTSSESYAYTGNYLLVLKGSCSIDGTTFAEDMLVVATTVEAQLYNVSAAEGSSCLALGLSF
- a CDS encoding site-specific DNA-methyltransferase, which produces MTKTRASRNRTLQLTEQDRQIFSQRLVRLAESAVPEQLVDRVICQDIFEALPLLPPSFVDLLIVDPPYNLTKDFNGSKFRQCDRPTYTAWLDSWISQLRPVLKPNASAYFCADWATSTVMYPVLEKYFTVRNRITWEREKGRGAQANWKNASEDIWFCTVSETYTFNVDAVKLKRQVIAPYRDLAGQPKDWDNTGSKNYRLTHPSNLWTDITVPFWSMAENTDHPTQKPEKLVAKLLLASSNPGDVVLDPFLGSGTTAVVAKKLRRQYVGIEQDSDYCCLAEKRLSLAETDPSIQGYADGIFWERNTLSAQRSRPKKSIS
- a CDS encoding NAD+ synthase, whose protein sequence is MKFAIAQLNPTIGDLAHNAQQVLDAARQADRLEAQVLVTTELMLCGYPPRDLLLQPSFIQAMADQLDALAAELPPHLAVLVGYAAANPKARYHGEKPLFNSTALLQGGKVQQVFHKQLLPTYDVFDEHRYFAPGQGPSSFTIPLGDWGLRVGVTICEDLWNDEEFWGGRSYPRNPIADLADDHVDVVINLSASPYSLNKAQLRASMLAHSATRFRCPILYANQVGANDDLIFDGTSMAFNRQGDLVARLPSYQAGLAVVEYDPIQRDLCPGDIAPLPADENEAIWSALVLGVRDYTHKCGFSKAVIGLSGGIDSALVAAIAAAALGPANVLGILMPSPYSSDHSVTDALALAQTLGIAHQTLAIGPLMADYDQVLDPLFAGTSSGIAEENIQSRIRGNLLMAVSNKFGHLLLSTGNKSEMAVGYCTLYGDMNGGLAVIADVPKTRVYALCEWLNRQVSSGTGPVAPVTLGELSAQVGHLTDALIPQNILEKPPSAELKPGQVDQDSLPPYDVLDDILDRLVQRHESVAEMVAAGHDAAVVDKVLRLVSRAEFKRRQTPPVLKVTDRAFGLGWRMPIANRWKSEVKQLATEPAEQLLEA